The Paenibacillus sp. G2S3 region GCTCCATCATGCTCCCGACAAATCACGATTATTCCTCCCTGTTGTTCCACACCTAACGTACGTTAACAATGGATATTATAGCATATGCCATTCATTCTCTGAGCTAGACGAATTTCCTATTCCCTACCAATTATAAACAAAAAAGCTATCCTCAGCGAATATAAATCCACCATTGAGGATAGCTCAATATTAAAGATCTGGCGGTACTACTTATTACACACCTAACCAGCGTTTGAACATATGTTTTGTCGTTTGCTTGTTAATTTCTGCAATGGAGGTGGTAAGAGGAATGCCTTTCGGACAAGCACGCACACAGTTCTGTGAGTTACCACAACCGTCAATACCGCCATCGTCCATCAAAGCGTCCAATCTTTCATCCGCATTCATTTCACCCGTAGGATGAGCATTGAATAGGCGTACTTGAGAGATGGCTGCGGGTCCGATGAAATCCGTCTTCTCGTTGACATTCGGACAAGCCTCCAAGCACACGCCGCAAGTCATACATTTAGATAATTCATAAGCCCACTGCCGTTTTTTCTCCGGCATCCGTGGTCCCGGTCCAAGATCGTACGTACCATCAATTGGAATCCAAGCCTTCACACGTTTAAGTGCGTTGAACATCCGAGTACGGTCAATCACTAAGTCACGCACCACCGGAAATGTCTTCATTGGCTCAATGCGTACAGGTTGCTCCAGATTGTCTATAAGCGCTGCGCAGGCTTGGCGAGGTTTGCCGTTAATCACCATCGAGCAAGCTCCGCATACTTCTTCTAGACAGTTGGAATCCCAGCATACCGGAACGGTGCTGTCACCTTTGGCATTCACAGGGTTACGCTGAATTTCCATCAAAGCACTGATTACATTCATACCTGGACGATAAGGAAGCTCAAATTCCTCAATATAAGATGAACTTTGTGGATCGTCCTGGCGGGTGATGATAAATTTCACGTTTTTGGGAGCTGTAGCTGTTTCCGCCATAATGGTTCCCTCCTCAAATTGCCTAATTTTATTTCGTAAAGCTTGCCTCGCAAGCTGGTTCGCTCCTGAGAAAGATTAATCCTTCGAATAATCACGTACCCGTGGTGGGATCAGTGAAACATCGACTTCGTCATAGGAGATTTGCGGGCCATCTGCAGTCCAGGCTGCTTTCGTGGTCTTCAAGAATTCCTCATCATTACGATTTGGGAATTCCGGCTTGTAATGTGCGCCGCGGCTCTCATTGCGCATAAGGGCTCCTAGTGTCATCGCTTCGGACAGCTCCAGCATGTTCCATAGCTGACGGGTGAAGGCCACACCTTGGTTATTCCAGCGGGACGTATCATTCATATTAATATTGCGATAACGCTCTTTAAGCTCTTTGATTTTACCAATGGTCGCTTCCAGCTTCGGATTGTGCCGCACAACCGTCATATTAGCGGTCATCCATTCGCCTAGTTCTTTGTGAATCACATAAGCATTCTCTGTACCTGACATCGATAGCAAGGACTCATATTTGTCCGTCTGCTTTTTGTGGAAGCTATCGTATACGGAAGAAGAGATATCCTGTGATGATTTCTTCAGACCTTTAATGTATTCAACAGCCTTCGGTCCAGCGACCATCCCACCGTAAATAGCAGATACCAGAGAGTTAGCGCCTAGACGATTCGCTCCATGATATTGATATTCACATTCGCCTGCCGCAAACAGACCAGGGATGTTCGTCATTTGGTTGTAATCAACCCACATACCGCCCATGGAATAATGCACAGCCGGGAAGATTTTCATCGGTATTTTACGAGGATCATCCCCCATGAATTTTTCGTAAATTTCAATAATTCCGCCGAGCTTCACGTCCAGCTCTTTCGGATCCTTGTGAGAGAGGTCCAAATACACCATGTTCTCACCATTAATGCCCAGCCCTTGATCTACACACACATTAAAAATCTCACGTGTAGCAATATCGCGCGGCACCAAGTTACCGTAAGCCGGATATTTCTCTTCAAGGAAATACCATGGCTTTCCGTCTTTATAAGTCCAGATACGACCGCCTTCACCACGTGCTGATTCTGACATCAAGCGGAGCTTGTCATCACCTGGAATAGCCGTTGGGTGAATCTGTATAAATTCTCCGTTGGCATAATGTACGCCCTGTTGGTACACCGCACTTGCGGCTGTGCCCGTATTAATGACGGAGTTCGTCGTTTTACCAAAAATAATACCAGGCCCGCCACTAGCCAAAATAACAGCATCTGCAGGAAAAGTCTCAATCTCCATCGTCTTGAGATTCTGGGCACTAATGCCGCGGCATACGCCTTCATCGTCGATGATGGCCGAGAGGAACTCCCAGTTCTCACGTTTCGTTACAAGACCTTCAGACTCCCAGCGGCGCACCTGCTCATCCAGTGCATACAGAAGCTGTTGGCCTGTCGTTGCGCCGGCAAATGCCGTACGATGGCGCTTCGTACCGCCGAAACGACGGAAGTCGAGTAATCCCTCAGGTGTGCGGTTGAACATTACGCCCATCCGGTCCATAAGGTGGATGATGCCCGGTGCCGCTTCACACATCGCCTTGACTGGTGGCTGATTTGCCAGGAAGTCACCACCATAAACGGTATCGTCGAAATGCTCCCAAG contains the following coding sequences:
- the sdhB gene encoding succinate dehydrogenase iron-sulfur subunit; translation: MAETATAPKNVKFIITRQDDPQSSSYIEEFELPYRPGMNVISALMEIQRNPVNAKGDSTVPVCWDSNCLEEVCGACSMVINGKPRQACAALIDNLEQPVRIEPMKTFPVVRDLVIDRTRMFNALKRVKAWIPIDGTYDLGPGPRMPEKKRQWAYELSKCMTCGVCLEACPNVNEKTDFIGPAAISQVRLFNAHPTGEMNADERLDALMDDGGIDGCGNSQNCVRACPKGIPLTTSIAEINKQTTKHMFKRWLGV
- the sdhA gene encoding succinate dehydrogenase flavoprotein subunit → MATANIIIVGGGLAGLMATIKAAESGAHVHLFSLVPVKRSHSVCAQGGINGAVNTKGEGDSPWEHFDDTVYGGDFLANQPPVKAMCEAAPGIIHLMDRMGVMFNRTPEGLLDFRRFGGTKRHRTAFAGATTGQQLLYALDEQVRRWESEGLVTKRENWEFLSAIIDDEGVCRGISAQNLKTMEIETFPADAVILASGGPGIIFGKTTNSVINTGTAASAVYQQGVHYANGEFIQIHPTAIPGDDKLRLMSESARGEGGRIWTYKDGKPWYFLEEKYPAYGNLVPRDIATREIFNVCVDQGLGINGENMVYLDLSHKDPKELDVKLGGIIEIYEKFMGDDPRKIPMKIFPAVHYSMGGMWVDYNQMTNIPGLFAAGECEYQYHGANRLGANSLVSAIYGGMVAGPKAVEYIKGLKKSSQDISSSVYDSFHKKQTDKYESLLSMSGTENAYVIHKELGEWMTANMTVVRHNPKLEATIGKIKELKERYRNINMNDTSRWNNQGVAFTRQLWNMLELSEAMTLGALMRNESRGAHYKPEFPNRNDEEFLKTTKAAWTADGPQISYDEVDVSLIPPRVRDYSKD